In Trichocoleus desertorum ATA4-8-CV12, one DNA window encodes the following:
- a CDS encoding RluA family pseudouridine synthase, with product MASEVNLQVEQAGERLDRWLSEQLPDLSRSRLQKLIEQGQVQVNGQVCTSKKVTVQTGDRIQVEIPDAQPLELQPEKIPLDILYEDEHLLIVNKPAGLVVHPAPGHESGTLVHALLAHCQTLSGLNALPGIGGVQRPGIVHRLDKDTSGAIAIAKTDQAHHHLQAQLKAKTARREYLAVVYGSPKAESGTIDLPIGRHPVDRKKMAIVLEERGGRRSVTHWRVLERLGNYTLMHFQLETGRTHQIRVHSSHMGHPVVGDPVYSSHRSLGVNLPGQALHAWKLRLQHPISNEQIEVIATPPAVFKTLLEVLKRRIALPNLNI from the coding sequence GAACGGCTCGATCGCTGGCTATCAGAACAATTACCTGACTTATCTCGCTCTCGGTTGCAAAAACTGATTGAGCAAGGCCAAGTGCAGGTGAATGGTCAAGTTTGCACCTCCAAGAAAGTCACAGTGCAAACAGGCGATCGCATACAGGTCGAAATTCCTGATGCCCAGCCGCTAGAGTTACAACCGGAGAAAATTCCCCTCGATATCCTCTACGAAGACGAGCATTTGCTGATTGTGAATAAACCTGCTGGGTTGGTTGTGCATCCCGCCCCAGGGCACGAATCAGGCACCCTGGTTCACGCGCTGTTAGCTCACTGCCAAACCTTATCGGGGCTAAATGCTCTCCCTGGCATTGGGGGGGTGCAGCGACCGGGAATTGTCCATCGTCTGGATAAAGACACCAGCGGGGCGATCGCGATCGCCAAAACTGACCAGGCCCACCACCACTTGCAAGCCCAACTGAAGGCAAAAACCGCCCGTCGAGAATACCTAGCTGTGGTGTACGGTTCTCCCAAGGCGGAGAGCGGCACCATTGACCTACCCATTGGTCGTCATCCTGTCGATCGCAAAAAGATGGCGATCGTCCTAGAAGAAAGGGGGGGCCGTCGATCTGTAACCCATTGGCGAGTGCTGGAGCGATTGGGCAACTACACGCTGATGCATTTTCAGCTAGAAACTGGCCGGACTCATCAGATTCGGGTTCACAGCAGCCACATGGGTCATCCGGTTGTGGGAGATCCGGTTTATAGTTCCCATCGTTCCCTGGGTGTGAACTTACCGGGTCAAGCGTTACATGCCTGGAAATTGCGACTCCAGCATCCCATCTCAAACGAGCAGATCGAAGTCATAGCAACACCTCCGGCTGTTTTTAAGACCCTCTTAGAGGTGTTGAAGAGACGGATTGCTTTACCAAACTTAAACATTTAG